Proteins from a single region of Candidatus Scalindua japonica:
- a CDS encoding multiheme c-type cytochrome has protein sequence MKKKLFLLSSILLLVSSFLWIQKLREPEWKQYQVEYYEQKRNEVEKKLQNAKKEEEIAELEEKLAKLRKPKYQVKQILLKGDYGWAQQTNGQKTDRCMTCHIDESKLTASHETVVKDFPFDIYGCTVCHGGNGRSLEEEHAHHGIFKHKRAMRQRVEHAEVLFDMWNEFATLSLEDDTEWSSFKDRTITGEKAIYMGSGKCMRCHTGLTAPHVERWKRVKFESFNVIKEAPDYIKGDEEYRKKCYECHTTGYNKETGTYEEEGITCEACHGPGEVYAFFMDRGKATEGQKIAKITPAYNKCGGTEGCHRSRRHEMRVKFFRDSKEHDPYEWFNPKYKRIMSEVSEKKKSVAVEDSGSKLPKHNIKFVR, from the coding sequence ATGAAAAAGAAATTATTTTTGTTGTCCAGTATATTGCTGCTGGTTAGCTCTTTTTTGTGGATACAGAAATTGCGAGAACCAGAGTGGAAGCAATATCAGGTAGAGTACTATGAGCAGAAGCGAAATGAAGTAGAGAAAAAGCTGCAAAATGCAAAGAAAGAAGAAGAAATTGCGGAATTAGAAGAAAAGCTCGCTAAGCTGCGAAAGCCTAAATATCAAGTTAAACAGATACTTCTTAAAGGTGATTATGGTTGGGCTCAACAAACTAACGGACAAAAAACGGATAGATGTATGACCTGCCATATTGATGAATCTAAATTGACAGCATCTCATGAAACGGTAGTTAAGGATTTTCCATTTGATATTTATGGTTGTACTGTATGTCATGGGGGAAATGGTCGTTCGCTTGAAGAAGAACATGCGCATCATGGTATTTTCAAACATAAGAGGGCGATGCGTCAAAGAGTGGAACATGCAGAAGTGCTTTTCGATATGTGGAATGAATTTGCTACCCTTTCCCTTGAAGATGATACGGAATGGAGTAGTTTTAAAGATCGTACAATCACAGGCGAAAAAGCGATTTATATGGGTAGCGGGAAATGCATGCGGTGTCACACAGGGCTTACCGCTCCGCATGTGGAAAGATGGAAGAGGGTAAAATTCGAAAGCTTTAATGTAATCAAAGAAGCTCCTGATTACATCAAAGGAGATGAGGAGTATAGGAAGAAATGTTATGAATGTCATACTACAGGCTACAACAAAGAGACGGGAACATATGAGGAGGAGGGTATAACCTGTGAAGCATGTCATGGTCCCGGTGAGGTATATGCGTTTTTTATGGATAGAGGCAAGGCAACTGAGGGTCAGAAAATAGCTAAAATCACTCCTGCCTATAACAAATGTGGCGGTACAGAAGGCTGCCATAGAAGTAGAAGGCATGAGATGAGGGTTAAATTCTTCAGAGATAGTAAGGAACATGATCCTTACGAGTGGTTTAATCCGAAGTATAAACGTATCATGAGTGAAGTCTCAGAGAAAAAGAAAAGTGTTGCTGTCGAGGACAGTGGTTCAAAGCTTCCTAAGCATAATATAAAGTTCGTCAGGTAA
- a CDS encoding multiheme c-type cytochrome, whose translation MDLLKTCAVVVFFSVCCTLHFANASTEPDYMGELDYVGAEAGKGASADGVGGPGLEPITKKQHERAKNFYSTVYPSAAARALYSDNVGLEKGAGPWQDFYKPKPLHMYWFPSRHYVKPEGTYYDQLLEKYKADQCIECHEKVTPGIVHDWRASTHADPKKSDYFAIRTRQIEELIERDLDKVDCSECHGKDHNELHMPTPDICGNCHPKQVNEYLDEMEYGRPNHVDTFTANVVPPWYPELARQGYLTSMFGCDYCHGTTEKCDICHTRHKFTAEEGRRPEACMSCHMGFDHPDAESYGESKMGMIYHMEGEEWDWGKPLGEIIPGKDYRAPTCQYCHMYQSEGKFTHTLAAKGIWRMGTVPPKSVEFESSLKAYPYGVKLPPLDHKLDIYSEANRKKREQWIEMCSNCHSPRWGRLYLENLDDMMFEMWKMQDRAHLIMDGLAAANAFDPPVSERDPFPMGEVLADALGPGLLGEGIYNAFKTTGGKVPVYGPILGVYTVFMAGRNNPSHIENIYTNLWFGDKAHAYKGTAHVQQDISWWYGASKVFQRVNEMESEAQKLYRAMETDNLLGKKERKRSAGLIGGIIVFAGLLLVGMVVAVRMRKKD comes from the coding sequence ATGGATCTTCTGAAAACGTGTGCGGTTGTGGTTTTCTTTTCAGTTTGTTGCACATTGCACTTTGCAAATGCGTCAACTGAACCGGATTATATGGGCGAATTAGACTATGTGGGTGCTGAAGCTGGCAAAGGAGCCTCTGCAGATGGTGTTGGAGGTCCTGGTTTAGAGCCTATCACTAAGAAGCAGCATGAAAGGGCTAAAAACTTTTATAGTACAGTCTACCCATCTGCTGCGGCCAGGGCGCTGTATAGCGATAACGTAGGATTGGAAAAAGGTGCTGGGCCATGGCAGGATTTCTATAAGCCTAAGCCATTACATATGTACTGGTTCCCTTCAAGGCATTATGTAAAGCCGGAAGGAACTTATTATGATCAACTTCTTGAAAAGTACAAGGCTGACCAGTGTATTGAGTGTCATGAAAAGGTCACACCTGGTATCGTTCATGACTGGAGGGCATCAACACATGCTGATCCGAAAAAGAGCGATTATTTTGCTATAAGAACAAGGCAGATTGAAGAGCTTATTGAGAGAGATCTGGATAAAGTTGATTGCAGCGAGTGTCACGGTAAAGACCATAACGAGCTTCATATGCCTACACCGGATATCTGTGGTAATTGTCATCCTAAACAGGTGAATGAATATTTAGATGAAATGGAGTACGGACGTCCTAACCATGTTGATACTTTTACCGCTAATGTTGTACCACCGTGGTATCCGGAATTAGCCAGGCAGGGTTATCTGACATCTATGTTTGGTTGTGACTACTGCCACGGAACAACAGAGAAGTGCGATATTTGCCACACAAGACATAAGTTTACTGCGGAGGAGGGTAGAAGGCCTGAAGCATGCATGAGCTGTCATATGGGCTTTGACCATCCGGATGCTGAGTCTTATGGTGAATCGAAGATGGGAATGATTTATCATATGGAAGGCGAGGAGTGGGACTGGGGCAAACCGCTTGGTGAAATTATACCAGGTAAGGACTATAGAGCACCTACCTGTCAATACTGCCATATGTATCAGTCAGAAGGGAAATTTACCCATACACTTGCTGCAAAGGGTATATGGCGAATGGGTACTGTTCCGCCGAAAAGTGTAGAATTTGAATCTTCTCTGAAGGCATATCCTTATGGGGTAAAGCTGCCGCCTCTTGATCACAAGCTTGATATATATTCAGAAGCAAATAGAAAAAAGAGAGAACAATGGATAGAGATGTGTTCAAATTGTCATAGTCCACGATGGGGTAGACTCTATCTTGAGAATCTGGATGATATGATGTTTGAGATGTGGAAAATGCAGGACAGGGCACATCTGATTATGGATGGTTTGGCCGCGGCCAATGCATTTGACCCTCCGGTATCAGAACGAGACCCATTCCCGATGGGCGAAGTCCTTGCGGATGCACTGGGCCCTGGATTGCTGGGAGAAGGTATTTATAACGCATTTAAAACCACTGGAGGCAAGGTGCCGGTATATGGTCCAATACTTGGAGTATACACTGTCTTTATGGCGGGAAGAAATAATCCTTCTCACATTGAGAATATCTATACCAATCTTTGGTTTGGGGATAAGGCTCACGCTTATAAAGGTACCGCTCACGTTCAACAGGATATATCCTGGTGGTACGGTGCATCAAAAGTTTTCCAGAGAGTAAATGAAATGGAAAGTGAGGCACAGAAGCTTTATCGTGCTATGGAAACTGACAATTTGCTAGGTAAAAAAGAAAGGAAAAGATCTGCAGGATTGATTGGCGGTATTATTGTTTTTGCCGGACTTTTACTCGTAGGGATGGTTGTTGCCGTTAGAATGAGAAAAAAAGATTAA
- a CDS encoding NAD(P)/FAD-dependent oxidoreductase — MNDSDLLLKNGSIIAIIGGGPGGSFFAHFASRYAKDAGLNVSIKIFDRKSFCQRGPRGCNMCAGVISENLFNNLEKENIHITDLCVQRKIEGYCFQTQDESVALHHPVPGHSSKIVTVFRGNGPLQSVHEGNISFDDYLLNHVKEQGVEIISDMVKDFRLPSRKGEPVKIICGERHSKKEFAADLVVGAFGVNTGMMEKVSNMGFGYKPPKTVRTCQCEIMLSREHIEKTFGNNVFVFALGKRELKFASITPKADYVTVNLVGRKDLTRNNLIDFLDHPTVRNLMPAKWRIPNNFCMCISKIPVTYAKHPFADRIVVLGDASISRTYKSGIESAFNMAKMSAHTAFKNGVSAKSFMNGYFKPAKKLLARDNFYGILMLKINDYISSNRRLANRQVQLVKCDNDKKTASQINEILWNMLTGNVPYKEIFFKAMSLRLISKTLPLNPLCWKRKKRNV, encoded by the coding sequence ATGAATGATAGTGATTTGTTACTTAAGAATGGTTCTATAATTGCGATAATAGGTGGCGGACCTGGGGGGAGTTTCTTTGCGCATTTTGCATCTCGGTATGCAAAAGATGCTGGCCTTAATGTATCTATAAAAATTTTTGATAGAAAAAGTTTCTGCCAGAGAGGTCCACGTGGCTGTAATATGTGTGCTGGGGTTATTTCTGAGAATCTCTTTAATAACCTGGAAAAAGAGAACATACATATTACCGATTTATGCGTACAAAGAAAAATAGAAGGTTATTGTTTTCAAACACAGGATGAGAGTGTCGCGCTTCACCATCCTGTTCCTGGTCACTCTTCTAAGATTGTTACCGTGTTTCGAGGCAATGGGCCGCTGCAGTCAGTACACGAAGGCAATATCAGCTTTGATGACTATCTGTTAAATCATGTAAAGGAGCAGGGAGTAGAGATAATTTCTGATATGGTTAAGGATTTCAGGTTGCCGTCCAGGAAAGGAGAGCCGGTAAAAATAATATGTGGTGAGCGACACTCTAAAAAAGAATTTGCTGCTGATCTTGTAGTAGGAGCTTTTGGCGTAAACACCGGAATGATGGAAAAGGTTAGTAATATGGGTTTTGGATACAAACCACCAAAGACTGTTCGAACGTGTCAATGTGAAATAATGCTAAGTCGTGAGCATATAGAAAAAACGTTTGGCAACAATGTTTTTGTTTTTGCTTTAGGTAAAAGGGAACTAAAATTTGCTTCTATCACACCAAAAGCAGATTATGTTACGGTTAATCTGGTAGGCAGAAAAGATTTAACAAGAAACAACCTGATTGACTTTCTTGACCACCCGACAGTAAGAAATTTGATGCCTGCAAAATGGAGAATTCCTAATAATTTTTGTATGTGTATTTCTAAGATTCCCGTCACTTATGCAAAGCACCCTTTTGCAGACAGGATAGTCGTTCTAGGTGATGCAAGTATTTCAAGAACCTATAAAAGTGGAATAGAATCCGCGTTTAATATGGCGAAAATGTCTGCTCATACAGCATTTAAGAATGGAGTGTCGGCAAAGTCTTTCATGAATGGTTATTTTAAACCGGCTAAAAAACTTCTGGCCAGAGACAATTTTTATGGAATATTGATGCTCAAAATTAATGATTATATTTCTTCGAACAGGCGACTCGCAAACAGACAAGTACAGTTAGTAAAATGCGACAATGATAAAAAAACAGCAAGTCAAATTAATGAAATACTCTGGAATATGCTTACAGGAAATGTGCCTTATAAAGAAATATTTTTTAAAGCAATGAGCTTACGTCTAATATCAAAAACGTTGCCGTTAAATCCTCTCTGCTGGAAAAGAAAAAAGAGAAATGTTTAA
- a CDS encoding NAD(P)/FAD-dependent oxidoreductase codes for MNDNDYFIKDGSKIVVVGGGPAGSFFAYFALKIAKQKGIAVDITIFEGKNFSQKGPRGCNMCPGVLSEKLYGELKKNDLLPPDRCVQKVVKGYYFHTHDGCVEVQNPAPSVEKKILTVFRGDGPMFSQLSESKSFDNFLLRRAESMGANVSSDIVSNIIFPSDKKEQVKVYFGKKSSWRIMNADLVVGAFGLNTGMLEKVKGLGIGYIPPKTVRACQAEIYVGNRNDSKNIDSRIRIFSLGIKPITYASFTPRGDYITVTLVGKTDLNKEHLIEFLNHPVVRRTFPEEGWKMPKNYCICFPKINITQARHPFSDRFVAIGSAGISRYYKHGIESAFISSRIAAKSVFESGVSEGAFRKGYYKPVIKVFGSDSLYGRWVFGLNDYITSRKRISAGYFSFLKSDKKLPVSKIQMQFLWNMFTGSIPFKKLFIKVFDPMLQLRLLPVTVIVWNKQAFESLFSGGKLRHEKRLNILANKGLGPLEDGQTVVVIGGGPGGTSCAITLSKLAKRRNINLNIVLYEGKDFEKDEQFNPCVGVLSPPIEEILQSKLGIPFPHELVLEKIPAYYLHSDDEDIKLESDGEMSCAVHRILFDNYLLHCAKDAGVKIIHGRVTNIDVEPSGTMVYSERDNRRADVVVGAFGLDEGACKVFETATHYRTGRYMSTILTKFFPEKEEMEKFGNCIHAFIPLLRGIEFGAITPKIDHLDINIAGSKVNWRMMDNFLLMPQVTRVLPSNFAMQRHELFYSRWQFPTSPAKNLFGDRYVTVGDAAGIIRAFKGKGVNTACLTGIRAAEVMMDVGISKEAFKDYYNSFSDITHDLPYGKVIRMLAGFSAHYGLFSPMIRLAKEDKKFRTAFFNSVAGSKMFKDIIFETISLQLSWKVVRILVAWLLGRLSFMSWVIKPISKVLTNKRT; via the coding sequence ATGAATGATAATGACTATTTCATAAAAGATGGCTCAAAGATTGTTGTAGTTGGTGGTGGGCCAGCAGGAAGTTTTTTTGCATATTTTGCGTTAAAAATTGCTAAGCAAAAAGGCATAGCTGTGGACATTACTATTTTCGAAGGAAAGAACTTTTCTCAAAAAGGGCCACGTGGGTGCAATATGTGTCCGGGAGTTTTATCGGAAAAACTTTATGGAGAACTGAAAAAAAATGATTTACTTCCGCCGGACAGATGTGTGCAGAAGGTGGTCAAAGGTTACTATTTCCATACTCATGATGGATGTGTAGAAGTTCAGAATCCAGCGCCATCCGTCGAAAAAAAAATATTAACGGTTTTCAGAGGCGATGGCCCCATGTTTTCACAACTATCTGAAAGTAAGAGTTTTGACAACTTTCTTTTGCGGCGAGCAGAAAGTATGGGAGCTAACGTTAGTTCTGATATTGTAAGCAATATAATATTTCCATCAGATAAGAAAGAACAGGTAAAAGTATATTTTGGGAAGAAAAGTTCCTGGAGAATAATGAATGCTGATCTTGTAGTGGGTGCGTTCGGATTGAATACCGGTATGCTGGAAAAAGTGAAAGGACTGGGGATTGGCTATATTCCGCCTAAAACTGTTAGAGCTTGCCAGGCCGAGATTTATGTTGGGAATAGAAATGATAGCAAAAACATTGATAGTAGAATCCGTATATTTTCATTAGGTATAAAACCAATTACGTATGCCTCTTTTACACCAAGAGGAGACTATATAACTGTTACGCTCGTTGGTAAAACTGATTTGAATAAAGAGCATTTGATAGAATTTCTTAATCACCCAGTTGTCCGCCGTACCTTCCCGGAAGAAGGCTGGAAGATGCCAAAAAACTATTGTATCTGTTTTCCCAAGATAAATATTACACAAGCCAGGCATCCATTTTCCGATAGATTTGTTGCTATTGGCAGTGCGGGTATTTCAAGATATTATAAGCATGGTATTGAGTCTGCTTTTATTAGCTCCAGGATAGCGGCAAAAAGTGTGTTTGAATCCGGTGTCTCTGAGGGCGCTTTCAGAAAAGGTTATTATAAACCTGTAATAAAGGTTTTTGGATCTGACAGTTTGTATGGAAGGTGGGTTTTTGGTCTTAATGATTATATCACTTCTAGAAAACGTATTTCTGCCGGTTATTTTTCATTCCTTAAGTCAGACAAAAAATTGCCTGTTTCCAAAATACAGATGCAGTTTTTGTGGAATATGTTTACGGGGAGCATTCCATTTAAGAAGTTGTTTATCAAGGTGTTCGATCCAATGTTACAGCTCAGATTACTCCCTGTGACTGTGATAGTCTGGAATAAACAGGCGTTTGAGTCTCTTTTCAGCGGCGGGAAGTTAAGACATGAAAAGAGATTAAATATCCTTGCAAATAAGGGACTTGGCCCGCTTGAAGATGGTCAGACAGTGGTTGTCATTGGTGGAGGTCCCGGTGGGACGAGTTGTGCAATTACGCTTAGCAAATTGGCAAAGAGACGCAACATTAATTTAAATATAGTGTTGTATGAAGGTAAGGATTTTGAGAAGGATGAACAGTTTAATCCATGTGTAGGAGTGCTGTCTCCACCCATAGAAGAAATATTACAGAGTAAATTAGGAATTCCATTTCCACACGAACTTGTATTGGAAAAGATTCCCGCATATTATCTGCATTCTGATGACGAAGATATAAAGTTAGAAAGCGATGGTGAAATGTCATGTGCGGTACATAGAATATTATTTGATAATTACCTTTTACACTGCGCGAAAGATGCTGGGGTAAAAATAATTCATGGTAGAGTGACAAATATTGACGTTGAGCCTAGTGGGACAATGGTCTACAGTGAAAGGGACAATAGACGGGCAGATGTAGTTGTTGGGGCGTTTGGTTTGGATGAAGGGGCGTGTAAGGTTTTTGAAACGGCTACACATTATCGAACAGGTCGTTATATGAGCACTATTTTAACCAAATTTTTTCCTGAAAAAGAAGAGATGGAGAAGTTTGGAAACTGTATACACGCTTTTATTCCCTTGCTGAGAGGTATAGAGTTTGGCGCCATAACTCCCAAGATTGACCATCTTGATATTAATATTGCCGGTTCAAAAGTCAACTGGCGTATGATGGATAATTTTCTTTTGATGCCTCAGGTTACCAGGGTTTTACCCTCTAATTTTGCCATGCAGAGACACGAATTGTTTTATAGTCGATGGCAGTTTCCAACATCCCCTGCAAAAAATCTCTTTGGAGATAGATATGTTACTGTTGGAGATGCGGCAGGTATTATTCGAGCATTTAAGGGGAAAGGTGTGAATACTGCTTGTCTGACTGGGATAAGGGCGGCAGAGGTGATGATGGACGTGGGTATATCAAAAGAAGCTTTTAAGGATTATTACAATAGTTTTTCTGATATAACCCACGATCTTCCTTATGGAAAAGTCATTAGAATGCTCGCGGGTTTCAGCGCACATTACGGGCTTTTTAGCCCAATGATTCGATTGGCAAAGGAAGATAAGAAATTCAGGACGGCCTTTTTCAATTCCGTTGCGGGGAGTAAAATGTTTAAAGATATAATATTTGAAACTATTAGCTTGCAATTATCATGGAAAGTTGTGAGAATTCTTGTAGCATGGCTTCTGGGAAGGCTCTCTTTTATGTCATGGGTTATAAAACCTATAAGTAAGGTTTTAACTAATAAACGAACATGA
- a CDS encoding cache domain-containing protein, with product MKKKEIYILEIFKKKKPLTIILEHLSSLLKAIEIKSIKKKMILVFLILALIPLLAMRLWVYPKAQDALQMSLVQNLQSVGHKQAELIKGWIEERKGDVRVIAENPFTLLASRIETNDKRFWRLLRYTHYIRYEYGYKEVLISDTEGIVHVSTQKGRIGADVSGLEYFKKAMNGETFASQIFPSKELVENKFGRMETGVPTMVVATPITDQNKIMGVACLRVDVQKISELMQSIKLGESGETYLVNKQGYMITESRFATDLRNRGLIEYGTTLESKLINPETGKLTKSVAECLKGHTGSDGEGYVDYRGVKVIGFWQWVPELDWGVIAEIDYKEGYIEVNRLRKNVNTIMIIVSLGVVLLAVFMGQRMVAPILYLTDATRKMNAGDLTQEVDIHTRDEIGELAVSFNMMTRTLKNRNEELQSSNIFMESMFDAIRDPMTVLDKDGTIKQVNKVAIDTYGEDIIGKKCFSVYKGRESICGHCPTMKSIETLEPATAEHYVERDKKYVLISSYPILNKDGKLESIIKLVRDITEQKKLEKELQDYTANLEKTVEERTRDLKSTNEELKQRSVEIEKANEELRSLDKMKDVMIRDVTHELKSPVAQVQMAIDLWTNEATKEKVDKEKGKKLSKIIYDNIQRLKKTIQSILDLSVLESGRVAYQKEALDLEVLVHQTAEGLKLIAEKKKLILTTRIPDKLPNVFGDRTEITRVVSNLIDNAIKYSETGEIIVSAVRRPREVEIAVKDQGIGLITPKGSFDKLFSRFYQERASADGSGVGLAICKKIVNAHGGKIWVESEGKGKGTTFKFTLPVITDEKTKRDTSSSNPEEVS from the coding sequence ATGAAAAAAAAAGAAATTTACATTTTAGAGATCTTTAAGAAAAAAAAGCCTTTAACTATAATCCTTGAACACCTGAGTTCCTTGTTGAAGGCTATTGAAATCAAATCAATAAAAAAGAAAATGATTCTTGTGTTTTTAATCCTGGCCCTCATTCCTCTGTTGGCAATGAGGCTGTGGGTTTATCCTAAAGCACAGGATGCGTTGCAAATGTCTTTAGTACAGAATCTGCAAAGTGTTGGGCATAAGCAGGCAGAACTTATCAAAGGTTGGATTGAAGAAAGAAAGGGTGATGTGAGGGTTATTGCTGAGAACCCTTTTACACTGCTTGCATCCAGGATAGAAACGAATGATAAGCGGTTCTGGCGTCTTTTGAGATATACTCACTACATAAGATACGAGTATGGTTATAAGGAGGTTCTTATAAGTGATACAGAGGGTATAGTCCATGTCTCCACACAAAAGGGAAGAATAGGTGCAGATGTATCTGGTCTGGAATATTTTAAAAAGGCGATGAACGGAGAGACATTCGCGTCACAGATATTCCCTTCAAAGGAACTCGTTGAAAATAAATTCGGCAGGATGGAAACAGGTGTTCCGACTATGGTGGTTGCAACTCCGATTACTGATCAGAATAAAATAATGGGTGTTGCATGCCTCAGGGTTGACGTGCAAAAAATAAGTGAATTAATGCAAAGTATAAAATTGGGTGAGAGTGGCGAAACATATCTTGTTAACAAGCAGGGATATATGATAACAGAATCTCGATTCGCAACTGATTTAAGGAATAGGGGTTTGATAGAATATGGCACAACTCTTGAATCTAAACTAATTAACCCTGAAACAGGAAAATTGACAAAGTCTGTTGCGGAGTGTCTGAAAGGGCACACAGGTTCTGATGGAGAGGGCTATGTGGATTATCGTGGTGTGAAGGTTATAGGTTTCTGGCAATGGGTCCCGGAGTTGGATTGGGGTGTAATTGCTGAGATTGATTACAAAGAAGGTTATATAGAGGTTAACAGGCTTCGCAAGAATGTTAATACGATTATGATTATAGTCTCTTTAGGAGTAGTGTTACTTGCTGTTTTTATGGGACAAAGAATGGTGGCCCCCATCCTTTATCTAACAGACGCGACAAGAAAAATGAATGCTGGTGATCTTACTCAAGAGGTAGATATTCATACCAGAGATGAAATTGGTGAGCTTGCAGTTTCTTTCAATATGATGACCAGGACCTTAAAAAACAGAAACGAGGAGCTTCAGTCATCTAATATTTTTATGGAATCAATGTTTGATGCCATAAGAGATCCCATGACAGTCCTGGATAAAGATGGGACTATTAAACAGGTTAATAAGGTCGCAATTGATACCTATGGTGAGGATATTATCGGGAAGAAATGCTTTTCTGTTTATAAAGGCCGGGAATCTATTTGTGGCCATTGTCCTACAATGAAGTCAATTGAAACATTGGAGCCTGCTACGGCGGAGCACTATGTGGAAAGGGACAAAAAATACGTACTTATTTCTTCTTATCCTATCTTAAATAAAGATGGAAAACTAGAATCAATAATAAAACTTGTTAGAGATATAACGGAACAGAAGAAGCTTGAAAAGGAACTCCAGGATTATACCGCGAATCTGGAGAAGACCGTTGAGGAAAGAACAAGAGATTTAAAATCTACAAATGAAGAGCTGAAGCAACGAAGTGTTGAGATCGAAAAAGCCAATGAGGAGTTGCGTAGCCTTGATAAGATGAAAGACGTAATGATCCGAGATGTGACTCATGAATTAAAATCACCGGTAGCACAGGTTCAAATGGCCATAGATCTCTGGACTAATGAGGCAACTAAGGAAAAAGTAGATAAAGAGAAGGGGAAAAAGCTAAGTAAAATAATCTATGACAATATTCAGAGACTGAAGAAAACAATTCAAAGCATTTTGGATTTGTCAGTATTAGAGTCTGGTCGTGTCGCATATCAAAAGGAGGCTTTGGACCTGGAGGTGTTGGTACATCAAACAGCAGAAGGGTTAAAATTAATAGCCGAGAAGAAAAAGTTGATATTAACAACGAGGATTCCTGACAAACTTCCGAACGTGTTTGGAGATAGAACAGAGATTACAAGGGTTGTCTCAAATTTAATAGATAATGCTATAAAATACTCTGAAACTGGAGAAATAATAGTCTCTGCTGTGAGAAGGCCCAGGGAGGTAGAAATAGCAGTTAAAGATCAGGGGATTGGCTTGATTACGCCAAAGGGAAGTTTTGATAAGCTATTTAGTAGATTCTACCAGGAAAGAGCAAGTGCTGACGGTTCAGGAGTGGGTCTTGCTATCTGTAAAAAGATTGTAAACGCTCATGGTGGGAAGATCTGGGTTGAAAGTGAAGGCAAGGGAAAAGGTACAACATTCAAGTTTACATTGCCGGTAATTACAGATGAGAAAACAAAACGGGATACCTCAAGTTCAAATCCTGAAGAAGTGTCGTGA
- a CDS encoding response regulator, with protein MGKTIMIVEDEQAFHDLYSMMLEDTGYEIVRAYDGDEALAKLEEKKPDLIILDILLDLVTGDTFFLYIKGMPEYSDIPVIICSSFSQKAYKNLKDMDPNLVFLEKPFTKEKMIEEITAKIG; from the coding sequence ATGGGTAAGACAATAATGATAGTTGAGGATGAACAGGCATTTCATGATCTTTATTCCATGATGCTGGAAGACACGGGTTATGAGATAGTGCGTGCATACGACGGAGATGAGGCTTTGGCAAAACTGGAAGAGAAGAAACCCGATTTAATTATCCTCGATATACTTCTGGACCTGGTAACCGGAGATACATTCTTTCTTTATATAAAGGGTATGCCTGAATATTCTGATATTCCGGTTATTATATGCAGCAGTTTTTCACAAAAGGCATACAAAAATTTAAAGGATATGGATCCGAATCTTGTCTTTCTTGAAAAACCATTTACCAAAGAAAAAATGATTGAAGAAATTACGGCTAAGATAGGATAA
- a CDS encoding MOSC domain-containing protein encodes MAEVISIHIVRKRNAAAEICNHVAVRSNFGIVGDYRSDTFQIGQITLVETEVIDEMSRELGYEVPAGASRRQIVVKGIKLNELITKNLRIGQILVYVEEKCNPCNNMEKKIGLGARDAMNDKGGIRCRVIKGGQLCVGDKITVEKPSCYYYTKLTSFCFKLISYLKRLSNMA; translated from the coding sequence ATGGCTGAAGTGATCTCAATTCATATTGTTCGAAAGCGAAATGCTGCCGCTGAAATCTGTAATCACGTTGCTGTTCGTTCAAATTTTGGAATAGTAGGTGATTACCGTTCAGATACATTTCAGATTGGACAAATCACTTTAGTGGAAACCGAAGTTATAGATGAAATGTCCCGTGAACTTGGCTATGAAGTTCCTGCTGGTGCGAGCAGGCGACAGATTGTGGTTAAAGGTATCAAACTGAACGAATTGATCACTAAAAATTTACGTATAGGCCAAATACTTGTTTACGTAGAAGAAAAATGCAATCCATGCAATAACATGGAAAAGAAGATTGGCCTCGGCGCCAGAGACGCAATGAATGATAAGGGCGGAATACGCTGCAGAGTCATTAAGGGAGGACAACTCTGTGTTGGCGACAAAATAACAGTAGAAAAACCGAGTTGTTATTATTACACAAAACTGACAAGCTTTTGCTTCAAGCTTATCAGTTATCTCAAACGACTTTCAAACATGGCCTAA
- a CDS encoding DUF2809 domain-containing protein, producing the protein MRMICKGNVNSARVPRFYSFILLLIITPSGLASKFYTGPCSWWFNYYAGGILYEMFWCFVVILFFPYATAFWVTCSVFGATCLLECLQLWHPIFLEYIRSTFTGRTLIGTTFVWWDFPHYIIGCFASWLIIKLKTQKTEKQIWLK; encoded by the coding sequence ATGAGAATGATTTGCAAGGGTAATGTTAACAGCGCCAGGGTACCACGTTTTTACAGTTTCATATTACTTCTCATAATAACCCCGTCAGGCCTTGCCAGTAAATTTTATACTGGACCATGCTCGTGGTGGTTTAATTATTATGCAGGTGGTATCCTTTACGAAATGTTCTGGTGTTTTGTTGTAATTTTGTTTTTTCCTTATGCTACTGCATTTTGGGTAACATGCTCAGTTTTTGGGGCCACCTGCCTTCTTGAATGTCTGCAATTATGGCACCCTATATTTCTTGAATATATACGCTCTACATTTACAGGCCGTACTTTAATCGGGACAACCTTTGTATGGTGGGACTTCCCTCACTATATTATCGGCTGCTTTGCAAGCTGGCTGATTATTAAATTGAAAACCCAAAAAACAGAAAAACAAATATGGCTGAAGTGA